Genomic DNA from Callospermophilus lateralis isolate mCalLat2 chromosome 11, mCalLat2.hap1, whole genome shotgun sequence:
GTATTTTGGGCTGTGTAGGCCACACAGACTCGGTGACAATACCCTGTGCTGCTGTTGCAGTACACAGGAGCATAGGTAACTGTGTTCCCATAAAACTTTATGTAGAGACACTGAAGCTGGAATTTCATATCATTTTCATATTTCACAAAACATTAGTCTTTGGATTTTTTCCCTGACCATTTAAAAGTATGGAAATTATTCTTAGCTagacaaaaacaaacagtaaGCTTGTTCACTGTGGTTTGCAAACCCCCAGAAGTGTCTGTAGCTCTTGCAGCCAAACTTAGATTGTCTAAGCATTTCACTGATCATGGCTTTTCTAGCAAATCCAGGAGGTTTGTCCTGACCTCCAAGGATAATGGCAGCATTAAGGTCCCCAAAAGCAGCCTTGTCTTTGGCTTTCCTCTCTTCAGAAGTAGCTTGATTAGAGGAGGGTGGAGAGAGAAACCCTCTTCCCATCCACCCCGTGTCATGGGCAAGGGCCTTCCCTTCCAGCTATAAACTGGTTTCCCCAGGCCCAGTACATTTCCATCCTATCTCTCTTCCAGGTATGTGTCTGGGCCTTGCCAAGGCACCCAGCGCCTACCAGCTGGGGCAGGCCTCATCACTCCTTTTATGTTCAATTCTCAATCCCAGTGTTGCCGGAGTTCTAGAGCCGATGTCTCTTTTATAAAGGGAGACTTTATACACAAGCAGAGCTTGTAAGGGGTCAGCCAGAGGTAAATTCCTGGACAAGGGGCATTATAAGCTGGGTTTGTGGTGGGGACAGACACAGGGATtgaaggaaggaggagagaacagagtggtgtTCCAGGAAGAAGCAGGAAAGAGTGGGCCATGGGAAGGTGACTGCAAAGGAGAGTTCCCACAtggatgccatttaaagggagagaggaatgatTCTGAGGAATTGGTGTGGGGGTGGCAATTAGTGCATGACTGGCCTGCTAGTTCCAGAGAACCCCAATTAGGTGCAGCTCGAGGTAACTTGCCATAACAGCATGGGTGAACTCAGGAGCCTTGACCCCTAGCCTTCATTTCAAACTCAGATCCTTTTCCAATACACTCAGTAATTCCCACAAAAGCCAGGTGTGTTTGGCTTGGGAAAATATCAGggggaaagaaaaggaagggtaTCTTCCCTCTACAATTTTAGGGTAGGAgagaattcacacacacacacacacacacacacacacacacacagcaatttAATGAAGAGAGTGCTAAATGCTCATGGGAATATGAATTAGTTCTTTAGGAAAGGGAGAGGTAATGGGGTTGGGGGAGAAGAGATCATCTGTATGCCCACTGAAACCTCCTTGGTGGAAGGGAGGAGATCTGCTTTAGCAAAATGAGGTTTGAAGCAGTGCATGCTATGAATGGGAGACTGAGGAAGGGGTGGTGGGTGGTGTAACATCCTGTAACCTTACCCAGGGTGGATGTTTCACTCACAGTTACTAATGATAGTCAAGGGAAGGACCCAATGCTAATTTCTGGAAGGTCCTATTAGAATGGTATTACCTAAGTCAGGATTTGACCCAtgttctctcttctttctccacCTCCCAAATAAACCCTTCTGGGATGGTCATAACCCTCCCCCAACCAGTGCACACCTAAAAGTCACAGACATGAGGTAAACGACAAGCCCTTGAGGgttttcctctcccctcccatccagGGCCCACTGCCTTCTTAGCGTGCAACCCTTCAGAGTCTAAACAAGGGAACTATTCAGCCTGtcaaaaggagagagggaggaagacacTTCCCGCTCTCTCCCTTCCCTGGCCAGGACAGGACATGGCTTAGGATCCAAAGCCCAGAGAACTGCAGCTGATAAAGGTCCATTGTGGCAGCCTCTGAGAAACCCAGAGGCCATCAGGGGGCTCTGGGGCTAAGAAGCCATTAACAGCTCTTGAACATTTGTAAAAAGAATTACTTGGCGGAAATCAAGGCAGAATGAGGCGCCAGGGCTGCCACTGGGAGGTGCCTCTGCCACCCATGACAGGGAGACTAATGGCAAAGCCAGCAGGATACCTGGCCTGTCTGCTGCCCAAAAGGCTGACCTGGGACAGAAGGAACCCAGACATTGTACTGGGCAGCATTTCGCCCAGGGCTCCCCCACAGACACCTGGAGGATGAAACCCAATCTCCCTACCGAATTCAGGAAACACAagggcttttttaaaaaaggcctgGGAGGAGAGCTAAGGAGAGAGGCGCCTCCTGCCCCCTTCCCCCAAAGGGTGTCCAAAGCAATAAACAGCAGGAAAGGAGGACGGCTGCAGAGTGGAAGTCAGTCTGGAACTTATTTGGGAATTATGCTCTTTCTGCTCCAGTCTTTAATGTGCTTTGAGTCCAGGCACCTCATCATCTGCAGGCCTTGCCATCCTTACAGCAAAAACACAAGCGGAAGAGCTACCCCAGGCCTAGATAGaggaggctgggggaggggcagggagaagGCCAGAAGGGAGACTTTGGTGGGAGCTCTGGGGTTCAGCGGAGGGTCAGTACCCTGTCACACTGCCGCCTGCTCTCAGGGGACGAGATCCTGCTGAGGCCTGAGGTGAGCTGGAGACTGTTGGGAAAACTTAAATCCTCAGTTCCACCCCAAATTTGTGCACCAGGTCCCCTTCTTTCTTAGCTGCTAGCTGGCCCTGGCCCTCTAGATTAGAACACAACCTAAGTCCTCAGAAGGGTCCCTAAGGCCAGGAGGGCCCAGGGTTGAATCCGGAGGAGAGGCTAAGCGCAGGTAGGGCTGGGCCTTACTGCATTgttgttttgtactggggattgagcccaggggcactttaccactgagctacatgctacattctccagccccttttattttttgagacaaggtctcattaagttgcttagggtctaagTGGCTCAGGCttatcttgtgatcctcctgcctcagcctccaacgtcatcagacatatgccaccgcacctggctgaACGCTTCTGATTGTTCCTAAAAAGCCTTTGTGGTGGCTGTCTGGCAGTTATTTCTCAATCCTAGGTCTGCTCTCCTCCACCATCCAAAATGCATAAATTTGGTCTCCTTAAAATGCCAAAGCATTTGCATTTCCCACATCAGTCACAGTAAAGTAGAATGACACATCGAATAACACCCAAGTAACCTAATGTGTATGAAGATCAAACTAGAGGGCAGGAAGGGTTACTGACCAGTGAACTTCTTGCCAATTGTTTCCCTTTTCTCAGGGTGTTGTTGGCGGTGGGAAGGCCCACTCTGCTGGTCATACCAATCAATACAAAGAAGacagcctcacctcctcagaaTCACCTCATGAGAAACTTCACTTAACATCACCGAGGTTCACTTCACAATGGGTTTCAATTAGGAACACAGAACAAAGTGCTTTCTGAAACCAAAGCATCTTTTGCCTTGCTGAATATTCTATCCCAGCTGGTGATACAAACAAGCACACACAAAAATTACTAGAACACTCTGTTCTGATCCCACTACtcccacaaacaaaaaaacaaacccgTAGGACAGCTGGAAGGTTTGGGTGTCATTTATTGACAGCAGTTTACACACATTTGTTTTCTTCCCATGATTCTTTCCTTCAAAGCACAGGCACACAGCCTTCGAGAAGGGCAGTCTGAAGCAGCAGGAACGCAGGCTGCACACGTCTTTGGCAGGCATGCTTAGCCCCAGCAGGATGCAATCCTTCAAATTAGAATTCCATTGGGTATTTGAGAAGGACCAAGGTGGGGGGTAGAGAGGAAGTCTTCAACAGGACTTACATCTCAGTCCAGACCTCCTCTCTCACTATCCAAGTTCATCCCAGTTTTAGGACCCTGGGGGGTAGCAAAATCAGGCCCACCCACCTCAATAGGGGCAGATTCTTCAATCCATGCCCTGTTGACACACACCTGCTTCCACTGGTCCCAGTTGGAGGGAATCAGCCTTATGGTAAGAGACAGACCACTTCCTCTCTGACCTTCCCCAGCACCTCTTCAGCTGCATCTGTGTGGGACAGGCTGGAAAGTAACTGAGGCCTGCCTTCCTGGTTCAGCCGTGTGTGCCATTGTCCTCAAATCTTCAATAAATGACAGGAGGGAGGCTACAGGTCTATGCAGGCTGTCTTGCTCCCCCATCCATCACGCACATTGCCCTGCTCTTCTGCCAATTGCCAGTGCCTAGGCTGGAGCGCCAGCAGGCCCTGCAGGACCCAAAGCCAGTCTGCATAGGCACTTGGCAATTTTTGGTAGGGAGGTAAACAAAAAAGTAGATGGAGGTGAGAAGAATGAAAGAGCTTCATTTGATAATTAGAGAGCTGAagtgattttactttttatttccttCACTTTTTAAGCCAATCATGAAATTTCACAGTGATTTCTGGGGTAGGGGCAGAAGAAAGATGGTATTCAGAATCGGGGCTGTGGCCCAAGTGGCCTGAGGAGGTGCGGACAGGGCACCCTCACTGGGGCAGTTGGAGGAGCACGGACTGCCCTGCTGGCAGGTAAGTGACGTTCCGAGTGCGTGAGAGCTGGTATGCTATGTCCTCGGCGGCTTCCAGCTTTCGCAGCTCAATCAGGCCATCACCTGCAGTGGCCAGTGAGTTGGCAATCAGCTCGGCTGCCTTGGAGTCACCCTCAGCAGAGATGATGGCAGCTTTCTTTTGCTGTTCAGCCTAAAGAGTGGAGATGGAGAGTAAGTGACAAATCTCAGGGTGCTGACTGTCAGACTAGAGCCTAGCAAGGACCAGCCTAGGTGCCTTCacagtttctttttatttattatttttttaaagctgtacttgaaaacaaataaataaatctctctctctctctccatggatagaatccagggcctcgcacgtgctgagtgagtgctctaccgctgagccacatccccagccctgccttcACAGGTTTCTGAAGGCACTCGGAAACTTACATTCCTGTTGTTAACAGAGTCGACAAGCACAATGTCCACCAAACCTCCTCTTTCCTCTAATGCCCACTTATCATTGCAGGCATATGTTTCAATTGGCTATATAAGTACTGTACTTATTTCAAAGTTCCCATTAACATTAGGTAgagtgcatgaggccctgggttcagaatccccagcactacaaaacagAACCACCACAAGAGTTAAGAAGGAGAAGCATGCATCTATGACTGCCAGGAGCTGCCTGTGAGCTCAGCTGGTACCTGGAATCTTCACAGCTTGCCCTACCAACACCAACACGAAAACATCTGTCTAGACAAGTGACCTTCAGAATGTGGGAGGAGAGTATAGGATTGAGCTTCTTTGAAATCAACCCTCTTTTTGTCTCTCTTAATGCAGGGCCTGAACTCAGGTCTTGTACATGTTAAACAAGCACTATGCCACTGAGTGACACCCCTGGTCCAACAATTTTGAAACTGATAGGATGTTGTCAACAAATGTTGTATGTCTAGGATCATCAGGCAAAGTGCTAGACTTGTTACTGAAgtcatggcagatacaaagtaaAGCAAGACCCTGCCCATATGAAGTTTCGTTTCCAAAATCAAATCTCTCTCTTGATTTGAAAGACCAAAAGGCCTTAGAATAGGAATACTAGTGGTGGGGAATGGAGAGCAAATAAATATACCTTCACAAATATCTGCAAGACCAGGCTGCTAGGTCAATATACTGTGTTCCATCACACTCTCTTGACACATCTGGATGGATTTAGTGCAAAATATCCAGTGACCGTATCACATCTGGTGCAACATTTGATCAACATCAAGTTTTCACTATGTAACTATGGGTCAAAATGACTTCTCAGTGAAGCTGAAAATATTCCAGGagtaacatttttatttgtatgaaAGTTTTTGATCTTGGGCACGTGGAAAAAAAATTACCCTTCAGTGATTTAGGAACATAACATCACATGTCCCTGACTAGCCCCCAAAGACTCTGCAACCAATTGCAGGAGTACAGTTCCTTCAATCCCCTTCCGATTATCCCCGAAGAAGAGATGACAGATGATgaatttccaggccacccagcaaATGGGAAAGCTGAGcagaggagaaaggaaaagaggCTCTTGCCATCTGGTTGAATGCTCACCTTTTCCACCACAAATCtggccctctctgcttcctgctgaGCCACCTGTTTGGCTTCCACCGCTTCTGTGAACTCCTTCCCAAAGGTCAGATGTGTCTAAGGGGAGAGAGTAAGCACAAGCTGAGGCAGTGTAATTGCTCAGACAGGGTTGCTGGgaggcctccccagctgctggaagGAAAAGGCCAGGAATGGCTCTAGCAGCTGGAGGCACTAGGAGACACACTTCCACCTCCAAATTCTCATCCACACTGAGTTTATACACCAGAATCCTTGGCTGTCAACACTGTTCCTACAAATTTCTGTCACCCTCATTGTGGCCACCTCACGCAGAAAATGGCATCTGCAGCTTTTGATGGGGCCCATGGTCCACTCAATAGACCACCTCCTTAGAGGAGGAGATCTGTGAGTTCCAAGACCCCCACCACTGACCAGATTTCTGCCAAGGCATCATCTTCTTTGATGCCTGTTCAAAGACCCAAGGGAGGCCAGATGGAAAAGTGAGCCCCTGAGAGCAGGGGATGCGGCCAGTTCCCAGGGTTCCAAAAGCTTGATACTCTCTGCTTATGGATTCACCAGTCCACTTTTGCAGAACATCCCCACCACTAAACAGGAAGAGGATGGAGCAAGATGGAGAGCACATCATGGTATTCCTATATATGAGTGGTTCTGGTAAAGGGTTTAAAAGAAAGGGAAGGCAGGGAAAGCCATTGGCCCGGGTGAGGGTTTAAGTCTGATTATCCATATACCTCCCCTAAACAAGTAACAGACTTGGCTGAAGCAACTGTCTCTAAAGATAGTACAGATAATGGGAATAGACTCAGAGGTCCTAATGCCTAGCCTTAAGCaatcatttttttatttaaaaagaagaaataaagagaagAGCAGCAATGGTTTTGCAATCAAatgttatttgtttcattttctcctccactctcccaatgtctgctttttaaaaaacaagtagCCCCAAACTTCTGAGAAGTCAATCCCGGTCCTACTGTTTTCCAAAGCTTTTACACTATACTGCAAACTCTCACACTGCAGCTGCTCTACTTTGCCTGATCCATTTCTGGATTCTTGTTCAAAGTTTGGATAAGAAAGTACAATTCtgagaaatgaaaaatgaaatgtaTAATTAAGGAATAAAATTTCTTTCTAAAAGAGCCAGCTGAGGCCAGCAAATTCCCCAGGAAATCTAATTTTCTTCTTACACCTCTTAGATATGGTTTCTTGTGGTCAGCCCACATTTCCCCAGAATGGAGTATGTGGTCAGAGTCAAGTAAAATGCCAAGTTTTCCTCAGGTTTTTACTTAGCAAGCTTTCACAGCCAAGGTACTCAGGTTAACTAACAGCAAATGGGGAAAGCTTGAGGTGGAGGGGCCAAAGGCTGCAGCCTGGCATGCTGCCAGCAGAGGGAGCCACACGCCCTTCCCTTGGAGCAACAGAAGGTGGAACAGTGCCCTGGCCCTCAGGGTGAGGGCTGGGTACTTAGAGAATCTCTGTTTAAACAGCTGTGCAGATGCTGAGAACAAGCAGTGCCTTTCCTTAGTGATGCACAGGAGAACTGAACAGGAAACACTCTACCTCACTACCCGAACAAATCACTCCAAATGATTTTTCCCAGAGAATCTTAGAAACACGACCCCTTCCCCTCACCCTCCTCCACCTGAAACCCTATCCTGCCTGTATTGCTTTCTGTTTGAGTTATGACACTCAATGTCATATAAATACACAGACTATAATGTCTCTGGAGGCTAGCTTACACCTCAGAGATGTCCCTTGTCCTCAATACCAGGCCTTGGGAAACAGAACCATTTATTAGCACTCTATCACCTTTCCCTGGGGGTCCCCAGAACTTCACAGAGCTTCAAACCCTAAGTGTTAGAAAATTCTTAAGGGGTCAGGCTGGGAAGTCTGTGCTAGGGAGAAACACTACTAAGCTATTTTCTGGTCTCTACCAGGCAATTTCTTACTTTATCAAACAGGGTTAACAAGAAGACATCACTTTCTGAGGAACAGTCATAGTTTGGTGATTTAGAGACTGTCTGGGGATGagcagagattataaaaaaaaaagtgtgagacAGGGAGATAAAGAACCCTCAACTGAAAACAGATGCAAGGACACTGCCTCACACCCCCATGAAGATTCTGTTTTTAAATCTCACATTTAGGAAAGTGGAAGGCAAGACCTAATCATGTGTATACAGAAATGAGCCAGGTACCAGACAAGAACCAAAACCCTTTGCTCAGACCCCTCAAGGATCTTACCAAGGACACGTCATCCAGGATGAGCCCAAAAGTTGCTGCTCGCTCTGTAAGGTCATCGCTCACCTGCCTGGAGACCAGCTCTCTCTGGGTGATCAGTTCGCCAGCATCAAAGCGAGCCTGGTTTCAGAGGGACAGGCAGAAAGCAAGTCAGGCTAATGATAAAGCAGAAAAGAACCTCAGCCACATCCCAACCCACTATGGCCAAGTTCTTCCTGCCACCTAGCGATCTTCAGGGCAGTGATCTGGGCTCACGGTGAAGGCCCTATCCACTCACCACCACTGACTTGAGGATCTCTGTGGTGATGGACGGCAGCACTCGTTCATCATAGTCCTCTCCAATGCTAGTAAAGATTCGAGGAAGCTGACTAGCAACAGGTCGGAAAAGGATGCGCAGTGTGATGTTGACATTCTGCAAATCTTAGGGTAAGAAACAAACACTGGAGTTAAAATAAAACCCATAGGGGAAACAAATGGCCTTTTATGTGACCTTTCCCACCCCAAATTTGCTACAATGCAAAATGGTATTTAGTAAGATCTTAAAAGGCAAGGAATAGATATGTCCTGTTTCCTTGGCAGAGAAGCCATAGAGCACTGCAGAGTTAGGAAATGTCTGAAAGAATTCGGTGATGACACCAGCTTTTCAGTGTGTCCTAATGACCACAGATAAAGCAATTACCATGGTATGGTGTCATAGGCGACTGATAAGTTTTTGCTTTGAACTATGTGAAACCCTGGGCAGTGAAACGATGCGGTACAAGGGTGCCCAGGGAATGCCCGCCCATTTGTATGGTGATTTCTGTTCATAAGGAAGTTCTGTTACCATGGAACTCACTAGTTCAAAAAGCCTTGACTTCAAATCCCAGCTGCCCTGAAGTAGAGAAGGTGGGCGTAACCTGCTAAGCCCCAACCCAGTTTTTGCTATCTTCTTCAGGTTTTTCTCAGGAAGTTCTTCACACTGAATCCCATTGGTGTTTCCACCCATTTATATAAAGTGCACGGGTGCAGACTCCATTTTGTCATTAGATCCAGTCTCCATCAGAGCTGGTCCCCATCGGATCCCGCTATTTTACTTATTTCtatgtctttatttcttttctttaaaaatacttattttttttagttgaacacaatatttttattttatttgtttatttttatgtggtgttgaggatcaaacccagggcctcgcacatgcaagcgctctaccactgacagccacaaacccagcccctggtctttatttcttaaatttttcataccGCTTAATAATTCTAATCTGACTCACTGCCCCAGTTCAGAGAAACTAAGTAAACCTCAGGTGGGTCATGACAGTATGTCTCATGGGTAacatgaaatgttaggagactgaACATTTTAGGACAAATAACAAGTCAATACTAAGAATTCTAGAATCAGGCCTTTCCAAGGCCAGGTGAACATGCCTATGAGTCAACCTTGATAAGTTAGTGTGGGACTGGTAGACACAGCACTAACACTCCACAGAACTGAGCTGTGGTCCCACTCTGCTGGCTACAAATTATGCAGCTTCAGATAGCCTTAGATAACCTGAACTTACTTCCTTGTCTGAGAATGGGGATGATCCAGGAAAAACTGGAGGAGAAAACAGATACAAGAGCATTCTGTCAAATGTGCAAAAGACCCAAGAGGTGTAAGTAGATCTGGTAAAGCATTTAAAAGAGAAGGCACCCTAGTCATTGGTAGGGTGAGGGTTTAAAAGTCTGATTAGTCATAGACTTTATCAGGATTCTGGGGGGAAATCAGCCCTTCCCTTAGACACACCAGGCCTGCGGGAAGCTAACACACTGACACAGGTCATCCGCAGTCATCAACAGTATGGACCAAGTGCCCAGGAAATGGAGTCCTGATTGGGCCAAGAGAGGTGGGAAACTTATCAACATATATAATAAGCCCCTGACCTCAGGAGGTACCCTTCAATAGTTTTCAGAATAGGTACATAATGCATCCTCAGAACAACTGCAAAACAGTACAGAAAGAAATCCACAAGAGATGGGAAACTTAGAAGCAGGCTTAAGTTAAATTAAGTTTCTCCAGGGGCTCGAGCTgcaaggtactgggttcgattctcagcaccacatgtaaataaataaaataaaggttcattggtaACTAAAAAAACGTTTCTTCATAAATCCTGTCCAACTTATTTCCTCTTTGAAGCAGGCAAGACAGCCCCTTTTCAAAAGGCTGCTGTTTCCCTGGCCAGGAGCCACAGACAGATTTCCAACGTTCCCTGCACCCTCTTCTCTGCCTCACACACTCTGCACTCTTCAGATCACCACTCAGACATCAGTTCCTTGCAGGGAGTAGGCTACTCTCTTCTCTGCTCCCCAACACACCACAGAACCCTGGCCCTGTGGTCCTTCCCCCACTCTACTGTAATTTCTTGTTCACATCTGTCTTCCTGTATAGACTGAGCTCCTTCACAGCAACCATTTTAGTCCTCTTTGAACTAGTCCACTCTGCAAAATAGAATCAAGACTGGCATAATCACCACAAGCAAACATCTACTGAGGAATAACAGGGAGGACACCAAATGTCATCCAgataataaaaactaacttccccACTATGCTCACCActataccaccaccaccaccgtaCCCTCTCTTCTTTATGTGCAGAAATGTCACAGCTGTGACATTTTGGGTATGTGCAACTTTATGTGCTGTCTGTATACATCTAAGGGTAGGGAGGGGAAAAATGGTGATGGCAGTCCACGTCAGGATCTGACTGGAATGTCTCAGTCACTAGGACTTCAGCCTATGAGACAGCAATGTGAGGTCCACACTACTGGAGCAGAGGTCATGGAAAATACGGCAAAGGATAAGTCAGTTACAAAGACAAATGGCCAGAGACAGGCTTGGATAGTCACTCTGGGGAACAAGAGCTGATG
This window encodes:
- the Phb1 gene encoding prohibitin 1, whose translation is MAAKVFESIGKFGLALAVAGGVVNSALYNVDAGHRAVIFDRFRGVQDIVVGEGTHFLIPWVQKPIIFDCRSRPRNVPVITGSKDLQNVNITLRILFRPVASQLPRIFTSIGEDYDERVLPSITTEILKSVVARFDAGELITQRELVSRQVSDDLTERAATFGLILDDVSLTHLTFGKEFTEAVEAKQVAQQEAERARFVVEKAEQQKKAAIISAEGDSKAAELIANSLATAGDGLIELRKLEAAEDIAYQLSRTRNVTYLPAGQSVLLQLPQ